The following is a genomic window from Acidobacteriota bacterium.
CCGTGGAACTCGCCGTCGTGCCGCATCTGCGCTACGTCGACCTCTCGACGGGCGACTTCGATCTCCTGGCCCGCCATCACAGGGCGCCCGCCGCACTCGCCGTTGCGTCAGACTCACCTTACACGACGCTTGCGGCGTTCCTCGACGCGCTGCGCGGTGGCGCGCGCATCAAGCTGGGCACGGCGGGGCCGCTCAGCGTGTGGCACCTCGGTGCGCTCGCGCTCGGCCGCCACCTCGATCGGACGTTCATCTACGCACCGTTCCCAGGGTCGGGCCCGGCGACGACGGCGCTGCTCGGCGGCCATGTGGACGCGGTGATGGCCGGCGTGCCCGAGGTGCAGGCGCTCGTGCGGGGCGGTGCGGTGCGCCTGCTCGGCATCATGGGCGAGGCCTCGTCGCCCGTGTTCCCTGACGTGCCGACGTTCCGCGACGCGGGCCTCGACCTGATCTTCGAGGCGTGGGGCGGATTCATGATGCCGCGCGGCGTGGCACCCGGGACGCTCGCGCGCCTGGAACAGGACGTCCTCGCGGCGTTCGATCTGCCGGCGTTCCGCACGTACTGCGATACCGCCGGTCTCGACGTCCAGCCGCTCGACGCGGAGGGTTTCCGCGCGTTCGTCGATCGGGAATCAGCGCGATACGCGCGCCTCGTGCGCGAGTTCGGATTCGTGAGCTGATGGCGGGCCCGCGCCTGGTCGCCGCCGTGCTCGCGGTGTTTGCGCTTGCCATCCTCGCGGCGACGATCGGCTATCCGGGCGGATCGCAGGGCGTCCCCGGACCGGCTGTCGTCCCGCGGCTCCTCGGCGTGTCGCT
Proteins encoded in this region:
- a CDS encoding tripartite tricarboxylate transporter substrate binding protein translates to MSLFTRRQFLTAGAVVLAAGCARQESPWPSREVRVIVHAPPGGMSDTVARFTSRGLDERLGVPVLCENRVGAMGAVAFSAVKYAAPDGYLIGYAPVELAVVPHLRYVDLSTGDFDLLARHHRAPAALAVASDSPYTTLAAFLDALRGGARIKLGTAGPLSVWHLGALALGRHLDRTFIYAPFPGSGPATTALLGGHVDAVMAGVPEVQALVRGGAVRLLGIMGEASSPVFPDVPTFRDAGLDLIFEAWGGFMMPRGVAPGTLARLEQDVLAAFDLPAFRTYCDTAGLDVQPLDAEGFRAFVDRESARYARLVREFGFVS